The genomic DNA GCGCGGTCGGCGCTGGGGGCCGCTGCCGCGAAGCGTTCGAACTCGACCCCGTTGGGGATCTCCAGGAACGCGCCCGCCGGGAGGCCCAACGCCGCCGCGTGGTAGTCGCGGGCGGGGCGGCTCACGGCGATGCACGCGTCGAGGCGTGCGACCGCCGCCCGCAGCAGCGGCCGCGCCGCCCGGTACAAGCGGTCGCGGTCCGACCAGGCGTGGAACGTCCCGACCAGCGGGTGTCGGGCCCCCAGGCACGTCCCGAGCGACAGCAGCGGCGCAGCAGGCTCGTGGACGTGCACCACGGCCGGTGTGAAGTCACGCAGCGCCGCCAGCGCACGCCGGATCGCCAGCGGTGAGTAGGCGATCGGCGCCACCGATCGGTTGAACGTGACCCCCAACGACCCTCCCACGGCGTGGACGTCGTCGGGCGGGTCGTGGCGCGCCGGCGCGACCACCAGCACATCGTCGCCGCCGGTCTTCAACCGCTCAGCGAGACGTGTGACGTGCGCCTGGACGCCGCCGGGCACGGTGATGTCGTAAGGGCAGACCAGCGCAACCCTCATCGTGGCACCGTCACCGCGGCTCACCGCTGATCGGCGGCTCGCGGTCGTCGCCGCCACGCAGCAGCGGGTGGTCGGGCTCGCGGTCCGCCAGCCAGTTGGGCACGAACACGTGCCACTGCTCGGGAGCCAGCCCGATCAGGCGCTCCAGCGCCTGCGCGATCTGTTGGGTGCCGTCGGGGACCGGGAGGTGGGCGATGTCGAGCGGTTCGTGCACCACCGCCCGCCACCCCCGCGGGGTCGTGAAGCACGCGCCGGGCACGACCGGCCG from Actinomycetota bacterium includes the following:
- a CDS encoding glycosyltransferase family 4 protein, whose amino-acid sequence is MRVALVCPYDITVPGGVQAHVTRLAERLKTGGDDVLVVAPARHDPPDDVHAVGGSLGVTFNRSVAPIAYSPLAIRRALAALRDFTPAVVHVHEPAAPLLSLGTCLGARHPLVGTFHAWSDRDRLYRAARPLLRAAVARLDACIAVSRPARDYHAAALGLPAGAFLEIPNGVEFERFAAAAPSADRADDAPTVLFVGRLERRKGLEQLVRAFIRVKTQRPSARLVVVGEGPERRRCEAIIPERLRSQVTFVGRGGPDDLPSLYAAADVFAAPALGGESFGIVLLEAMAAGTPVVASAIPGYRTLLRDGVEGRLVPPGDVAALAQALDTLLGNPSLREAMSRAGRET